The Solanum lycopersicum chromosome 2, SLM_r2.1 DNA window CACTTTGGAGGAGGAAGTTGGACAATGATCCCCAACATCCAAACTCACAGTAATCCTTCGACACCCTCCAATCAAGACAATTTatttcttcagcaacagcaatTTCAACAACAACAGTTCATTCAACCGCAGCTCTAtcagcaacaacagcagcagcagcagcaacaacaacaacggtATCAACAACAGATGCAACAGCAACAAATGCAGCAGCAGCAACAGATGCAGCAGCAGCAaatgcagcaacaacaacaacagcagcagcaaatgcagcaacaacaacaacagcagcagcagcaacaacaacaacagcaccACCAATCACTTGCCTCTCACTTCCATCTTTTACAAGTATTGGGCAAAAACCATGATCTGTAGCTTGCTATTTTAATAGAGTAACGAGACATTTCTCTTTCCTAGTGAGACCTTTTGTTCTAACTTTTATTGTCATCTTACAGCTGGTGGAGAATTTAGCTGATACAATTGAAAATGGAAATCGAGATCAGCACTCAGATGCATTGGTTTGTTCATTTCTTGATTGATGCATTATATGTTAGTTTTCCATTTCTTCTACATTAAACCGGGTGTATTTTTCCTCACCAGGTAACTGAATTGAAAAATCAGTTTGAGAAGTGCCAGCAGCTGTTGACATCAATATCAGGGTCTATTAGCTCAAGATCTATGGTATTTCATTTTCACACATATCCTTTGATTTCTGTTGTAACTTGTTCTGAACACACCCccaactcaaaaaataaaaagaaaaaagagagagactCCAACAAAGAGTTAAGCGCAATAATATGAAAACAGAActtcaaaattattcttttctGGAAGAGTTggattgtttttcttttggcAGTGTTATTGCTTTTAATTGTGCTTTTCCATTTGGGCCTGTTTGTTCAACTTATAGTTGTGAAGAATTTTACTGAAAAGTGGGGTTCAA harbors:
- the LOC101243664 gene encoding mediator of RNA polymerase II transcription subunit 9 → MDHFGGGSWTMIPNIQTHSNPSTPSNQDNLFLQQQQFQQQQFIQPQLYQQQQQQQQQQQQRYQQQMQQQQMQQQQQMQQQQMQQQQQQQQQMQQQQQQQQQQQQQQHHQSLASHFHLLQLVENLADTIENGNRDQHSDALVTELKNQFEKCQQLLTSISGSISSRSMTVEGQKRKKAECEQMLNQRRDLISRYKGSVEEIINSEL